The region ATCGCACTCTTCAAACAGCTCCACCACAGAGCTCATCTTAACATCCTTCATTTCTAGGGTACTATAATccgctctgtaactagagttctcaTGGTCTAAATTGAAAGGGTTTTCTGATTGATCTTAACACATTATCAAAAggcctctttctaagcttttagaagATACTGAAATTAACATTATTGTACCAACGCACCCTTCCAACAACTCCACCCTAGAGCTGATCTCCTCAGTGTTGATAAAGTTGAGGACCATTTCCAGTCCAACAAAACATGAGAGAATACTCGTGAAATCCTCGAGCTCTTTGAGAGGACAGGCTGTACGATGTCTTGATCGAACCCTCTTAtcctcacactcacacctcacacacagtcaccaccgcccacacactctgAGAACTGCTCACCCACAGCAGCCAACAACAGCTCCTACCATACCTTGGTCTGAGGGGGCGGGGGATTATGACATGATTATGATTGTGATTTCAAATGTAAAACATTCTTCAGTgcttgtatctaagcacaccattggaaaggtaattctgagctacatgtatcaggtttcatacagagggggggggctgggatttccccccccccttgAACTCtgaatgatgtcataataaaatGTATACTAGTAAAATGTCATGATTTGAAACACACGAAAAGCCCAAGTTGCACCTCAGATGATCATTTCGTAAAATCATTTCGTAAAATTTTACGATGATCATTTCGTAAAAAAAAGGAACAACCTCCCTGAAATAAACGTTTCGCCCTCCCAGCTAacaatcctgtatgaaaccctgggTCTATTGAATGGATAAtatgaacacaaattacgggctctcaaagatagctaccaaaacTACTGAAATTTAGAAAACAGTGTAAGGCTATCATGACATAGCCGTTGCTTATCACAGAACTTGTATACTATAATCATGGCGCCTCACTGTGTGCATCTTTCTGACTTTGAATGACCACAATCCACCATGAGCATTATCAGAGTCCTCCCAAATAGGTCTCCTATTCTCATTCCTCATAAGATGGTAGCTCTCTCTCTCGCCCAACTGCTCTATGGGACGAAtattgttgaccacaccccaaaATGCCTGTTGGTGGGTAGGGGGCGATGTATTGATATTATAATGAACGTGATGGACATCACCTTGATGGTCTTGACTGTACACAAAGGTTTGAGATTCTCAAAGAAATCTTTGGCAGTTGCTCCTCTTCGTGTACTGTATGAATAATGAGAACAttcacaatataattataataacacgcacacaccataTTATAGTACAGGGGCACAGCACAAAATACACTATAGAGTACAACACTAGTAGTAGATACAGCATGGGACAGAGGGCCAGTTGCCTGTATGACTATTGCATAAAACACGAGGATTCTCATGCTACATCTGTTTTATATCACGATGACCCCGTACCGAATCATGCCTCCAGGCTATGCGTAATATAACAGGGAAGGGAGTGTATGACTTGACTACACCTTGTTACCTGGACACAGCACAACGATACTTTACAAGGAGGGGGACAGCACAAACACAGAACTGGCATAactagctacacacacacaatggccACCACCAGATATATAACTACACCATTTTGTCCCCCTCTCAACTATCCAgtttctacacaaacacacgtacgtacacacactcacgcgtCATGCCAAAACATCCACGATGAGTTAAGGAGATAATTATCAGGGTCCCCCCCACTAGGCTCATTCATTCAC is a window of Halichondria panicea chromosome 13, odHalPani1.1, whole genome shotgun sequence DNA encoding:
- the LOC135347026 gene encoding eukaryotic translation initiation factor 4E type 3-like; protein product: MNEPSGGDPDNYLLNSSWMFWHDATRRGATAKDFFENLKPLCTVKTIKAFWGVVNNIRPIEQLGERESYHLMRNENRRPIWEDSDNAHGGLWSFKVRKMHTV